The following coding sequences are from one Calditrichota bacterium window:
- a CDS encoding response regulator — protein MKQKQTVLIVEDEFITALAVEDYLKRLGFKDFVHVSNGEQGVKLCPSADPDVVILDIRLAGEMDGFDTAKKIRELCDDVPIIFLTAITTEETEQKINDEFENAYYLPKPIEMPDLEKMLKVIFEAEN, from the coding sequence ATGAAACAAAAACAAACCGTGCTCATCGTCGAAGATGAATTCATCACTGCTCTCGCCGTGGAAGATTATTTGAAACGACTGGGTTTCAAAGATTTTGTGCACGTTTCCAATGGCGAGCAGGGAGTAAAATTGTGTCCATCAGCGGATCCGGACGTGGTCATTCTCGACATTCGGCTCGCCGGTGAAATGGACGGATTTGACACAGCGAAAAAAATCCGCGAGTTATGCGACGATGTTCCCATCATTTTTTTGACAGCGATCACGACAGAGGAAACCGAGCAGAAAATTAACGATGAATTTGAAAACGCATATTATCTGCCAAAACCGATTGAGATGCCAGATCTGGAAAAAATGTTGAAGGTTATATTTGAAGCGGAAAATTGA
- a CDS encoding response regulator, whose amino-acid sequence MKDQPHYIVVINDDQAMRLSCYKILRKEGYKIATFDDGIVGLEHISQRKPDLLIIDLKMPQLGGIEIISRVHAIDSDICIVVITGYTTLGAAAEAIKNGAYDFLPQPFTADELRIIVRRALERRMLEKKAIVLKQENERLQRRFTTFVSHQLQSPLADMKRYLEALEYLPDTPKRQQVQKEWIDFTLTRITELLELVSNWLKISKI is encoded by the coding sequence ATGAAAGATCAGCCTCATTATATTGTCGTTATCAACGACGACCAGGCAATGCGGCTTTCTTGCTACAAAATTTTGAGAAAAGAAGGCTACAAAATCGCGACGTTTGACGATGGGATTGTCGGGCTGGAACATATCTCTCAGCGAAAGCCTGACCTGTTAATAATCGATTTGAAGATGCCGCAGCTTGGCGGAATAGAGATCATTTCGCGCGTTCATGCTATTGATTCGGATATTTGCATCGTCGTCATCACCGGCTACACTACACTCGGCGCTGCGGCGGAGGCGATAAAGAACGGCGCTTACGATTTTCTACCGCAACCTTTTACAGCCGATGAGCTGCGCATAATCGTGCGTCGCGCGCTTGAACGACGAATGCTCGAGAAAAAAGCTATCGTGTTAAAACAGGAAAATGAGCGGTTACAGCGTCGATTTACAACATTCGTTTCCCATCAACTACAATCCCCTCTTGCTGACATGAAGCGATATCTTGAAGCGCTGGAATATCTGCCAGACACGCCGAAACGGCAGCAGGTTCAGAAGGAATGGATCGATTTCACTCTGACGCGCATCACTGAATTGCTGGAATTAGTTAGCAATTGGCTGAAAATTTCAAAGATTTAA
- a CDS encoding response regulator, giving the protein MRKILIVDDQYGARNSMLIALRRGGFRVESVKTAQDALYELSCNKFDFLITDIKMPETNGITLANIVHELHPEIKVILMSSFDFSEICTRNSAVEDFPFIQKPVDFNELRTLLISSL; this is encoded by the coding sequence ATGAGAAAAATTCTAATTGTTGACGATCAATATGGAGCGCGGAATTCCATGCTCATTGCTCTCCGTCGCGGTGGATTTCGCGTGGAGAGCGTAAAGACCGCTCAAGATGCGCTTTATGAGTTGTCGTGCAATAAATTTGATTTTCTCATTACAGATATCAAAATGCCCGAAACAAATGGTATTACGTTGGCAAATATTGTGCATGAATTGCACCCGGAAATAAAAGTTATTTTGATGTCAAGTTTTGATTTTTCGGAAATTTGCACACGCAACTCAGCGGTTGAAGATTTTCCATTCATTCAAAAGCCAGTGGATTTTAATGAATTGCGCACACTTTTAATTTCGTCGTTGTAA
- a CDS encoding PAS domain-containing protein: MNNYQDYFENAGIALLIIDEEGVICQVNRQFENFSEIKQEQIINKLSLSDFVIHDERETIQSLLRTKFQDTTLPYSVACTFVSMKRQQRPALLTMNFLSGRKQIICSFVDTIPVKRAEFNTQQEIFQKELGKIASGIAHEIRNPLSAINTSIEILRDSLLVTGEDQELMKIILEENKRLDQIIKEFSYFARLSDPDISLADINELIEETVAFARQNVSADISISAKLLETPPPMYFDASQIKTVFFNVMDNAIEAMPEGGLLEITTRIAKNEFNDEVLAVCFSDSGEGIDADDLENVFKPFFSNKENHSGMGLSISQRIIEKHRGKIQIESKPDAGTRVTIYIPIIFQEIISEQTPGLI, translated from the coding sequence GTGAATAACTACCAAGATTATTTTGAGAATGCCGGAATCGCTCTTCTGATCATCGATGAAGAGGGCGTGATCTGTCAGGTCAATCGTCAATTTGAGAATTTTTCTGAAATTAAACAGGAACAAATTATCAACAAACTTTCCCTCTCTGATTTTGTTATTCATGATGAAAGAGAGACTATTCAGTCGCTGCTTCGCACAAAATTTCAGGACACGACACTGCCGTACAGCGTAGCTTGCACATTTGTATCAATGAAAAGGCAGCAACGCCCCGCTCTGCTGACCATGAATTTTTTATCGGGACGCAAACAAATCATCTGCTCTTTTGTCGATACTATTCCGGTCAAGCGCGCCGAGTTCAATACGCAGCAGGAGATATTTCAAAAAGAGCTGGGGAAAATTGCTTCTGGTATCGCTCATGAAATTCGTAATCCGCTGAGCGCGATCAACACTTCAATTGAAATCTTGCGCGACAGTCTGCTTGTCACCGGCGAGGATCAGGAATTAATGAAAATTATTCTGGAAGAAAATAAGCGTCTCGATCAAATTATTAAGGAGTTTTCGTACTTCGCACGATTGAGCGATCCGGATATTTCGCTTGCAGATATTAACGAACTCATCGAAGAAACAGTCGCGTTCGCACGTCAGAATGTATCGGCAGATATTTCCATTAGCGCCAAACTATTAGAGACGCCGCCGCCGATGTACTTTGACGCCTCTCAAATCAAGACAGTTTTCTTTAATGTGATGGATAATGCCATTGAAGCGATGCCAGAAGGGGGACTGTTGGAAATTACAACAAGAATTGCCAAAAATGAGTTCAACGATGAAGTGCTGGCAGTCTGTTTTTCCGATAGCGGAGAAGGAATAGATGCCGATGATTTGGAAAATGTTTTCAAACCATTTTTTTCAAATAAGGAAAATCATTCCGGGATGGGGCTATCCATCAGCCAGCGCATTATTGAAAAACACCGAGGAAAAATTCAAATTGAAAGCAAACCTGACGCAGGAACTCGAGTCACAATTTATATTCCAATCATTTTCCAGGAAATTATCAGCGAACAGACGCCCGGATTAATATAA
- a CDS encoding sigma-54-dependent Fis family transcriptional regulator: MSDLLLVDDAENTRKALATLLSRKGGYRVEQASNGESAIKRLREKYFDLIITDMRMKKVDGLELLRQAKKMHPTSEVIVITAYGTIESGVEAMKLGAYDYIQKDYSQEEFLLLVKRALEKHEVVKEVQLLREALREKYKFDNIIGNSDAINNVLKLAYQVAKTDSTVLLTGETGTGKELVAQAIHLSSHRRDKPMLTINCASLPENLLDSELFGHVKGSFTGAIRDKKGLFEEADLGTIFLDEIGDLAPQTQVRLLRFLQDGELRRIGENRTIRVDVRLIAATNKNLEEEVKNKTFREDLYYRLNVIPIHLPPLRQRKEDIPLLIDHFINVYAKKNRKEVNGISPSALSFFIDYDWPGNVRELENVIERSIALTRKNIINSDDLAYSFPKRIKKIKETRSEQKDMTLDEMEKWLILDTLEKYNNNQKLTAQKLDISTTTLWRKLKKYNINLGQGESET; the protein is encoded by the coding sequence ATGTCGGATTTGTTATTAGTGGATGATGCGGAAAATACCCGCAAGGCATTAGCCACTCTTTTGTCACGCAAAGGCGGTTATCGGGTTGAACAAGCGTCGAATGGAGAGTCTGCGATCAAACGATTGCGAGAAAAATATTTTGACCTCATCATTACTGATATGCGCATGAAAAAAGTTGACGGTCTGGAACTACTCAGGCAGGCAAAAAAAATGCACCCGACATCCGAGGTGATTGTAATTACGGCGTACGGCACTATCGAAAGTGGCGTTGAAGCGATGAAACTTGGCGCTTATGATTATATTCAAAAGGATTATAGTCAAGAAGAGTTTCTGCTATTGGTAAAGCGAGCGTTGGAAAAGCACGAAGTGGTCAAAGAAGTTCAACTGCTGAGAGAAGCTCTGCGCGAAAAATATAAGTTTGATAATATTATCGGTAATTCCGATGCCATTAATAATGTCCTGAAATTAGCCTATCAGGTCGCAAAAACTGACAGTACAGTGCTTCTGACCGGCGAAACGGGCACGGGTAAGGAGCTCGTCGCACAGGCGATTCATTTGAGCAGTCACCGCCGAGATAAGCCCATGTTGACCATCAATTGCGCGTCTCTGCCAGAAAACTTGCTGGATAGCGAGCTTTTCGGGCATGTCAAAGGGTCGTTTACCGGAGCCATTCGCGACAAGAAAGGTCTCTTCGAAGAGGCTGATCTGGGCACTATTTTTCTCGATGAAATTGGTGATCTTGCCCCGCAAACTCAAGTTAGACTTCTCCGATTTTTGCAGGACGGAGAGCTGCGACGCATCGGCGAGAACAGAACGATTCGCGTCGATGTGCGCTTGATTGCCGCGACGAACAAGAATCTGGAAGAAGAAGTCAAAAATAAAACCTTTCGCGAAGATTTGTACTATCGACTCAATGTGATCCCCATCCATTTGCCGCCGCTCAGACAAAGAAAAGAAGATATTCCCTTATTAATTGATCATTTCATTAATGTTTATGCCAAAAAGAACCGCAAAGAAGTCAACGGAATTTCTCCCTCGGCTTTGTCGTTTTTCATTGATTATGATTGGCCAGGGAATGTCCGCGAGCTGGAAAATGTGATTGAACGAAGCATTGCCTTGACGCGGAAAAACATCATTAATTCAGACGATTTAGCCTATTCGTTTCCGAAACGAATAAAAAAAATCAAGGAAACGCGTTCCGAACAAAAAGACATGACGCTGGACGAGATGGAGAAATGGCTCATATTAGATACTCTGGAGAAATACAACAACAATCAAAAACTTACGGCTCAGAAGTTGGACATTTCCACAACCACACTCTGGCGCAAATTAAAAAAGTACAATATCAATTTAGGCCAGGGAGAATCTGAAACATGA
- a CDS encoding response regulator: protein MKKILVVDDQKNVRTSISIGLGRVGYQVDVASNAEGALLKLKEKSFDVVLADVRMPDTNGYVLANIIRQLYPNVKIILMSAYDFNEYDKKYQLSYPLSKLAKPFGMVQLLSLLGNGPLSFQYEEMRN, encoded by the coding sequence ATGAAAAAAATTTTGGTTGTGGATGATCAGAAGAATGTCCGTACTTCGATTAGTATCGGACTGGGACGGGTGGGCTATCAGGTTGATGTAGCCAGTAATGCTGAAGGCGCATTATTGAAGCTCAAAGAAAAATCATTTGACGTGGTTCTGGCGGACGTCCGCATGCCTGATACCAATGGCTATGTGCTCGCAAATATCATCCGGCAATTATATCCCAATGTCAAAATCATTCTTATGTCCGCCTATGATTTCAATGAGTATGACAAAAAATATCAGCTGTCATATCCTTTGTCAAAATTGGCAAAGCCGTTTGGCATGGTACAATTGCTTTCGCTTTTAGGCAACGGTCCTTTGTCATTTCAATATGAAGAAATGCGTAATTAG
- a CDS encoding type II secretion system F family protein, which translates to MAEYRYIGVNQNRQRVTGYIKAKNSKDAKGKIHLLALQHHFSVVNIQPKATFDYVIKKRDGSKIKGNQQAYSREEVELALRKMGFYDVRVQKRIIDFKFKPPQSDIITFIRLSADLLREKLQFDEILSLLEKDINNSAMRRVIREIHTDLKEGKDGEEVFRRQENMLGKFAARMLGVASKSGNMAEVYDNTAKFLERNFEFKKNLKSALLMPSITVFVLFLAVVFYIGYIFPKTAELFEKVGAELPPLTSASLQMSHFLQNNIIWLLLAMFVPIVVAFRFFTTKRGQIIFGKYIIKMPLIGSLIHKMSIEIFCRVFHSMYSGSGENIEVIRTAAEACRNKYMEKQIKEITIPLMIQEGKSFIEGLRRAEVFTENALTRLNTGAESGTLKKTALQVANYYERETSYRMKNIVEMIQVVIAFIIMIVMTALTIVSSETAVVQPKLPGMQ; encoded by the coding sequence ATGGCTGAATATCGTTACATAGGCGTGAACCAGAACAGGCAACGCGTCACTGGCTATATCAAAGCCAAGAACAGCAAGGATGCGAAAGGAAAAATTCATTTGCTCGCGTTGCAACACCATTTTTCCGTGGTCAACATTCAGCCGAAAGCGACGTTTGATTACGTCATTAAAAAACGCGACGGTTCAAAGATCAAGGGCAACCAGCAGGCGTATTCTCGTGAAGAAGTGGAATTAGCCTTGCGCAAGATGGGCTTTTACGACGTTCGCGTCCAGAAAAGAATTATCGATTTTAAATTCAAGCCGCCGCAGTCGGATATTATCACTTTCATTCGCCTTTCTGCTGACCTGTTGCGCGAAAAGCTTCAATTCGATGAGATATTATCTTTGTTGGAAAAAGATATCAACAATTCCGCCATGCGCCGCGTGATCAGAGAAATTCACACGGATTTGAAAGAAGGCAAGGACGGCGAGGAAGTCTTTCGTCGTCAGGAGAATATGCTGGGAAAATTCGCCGCCCGAATGCTTGGCGTTGCCTCCAAAAGCGGCAACATGGCTGAAGTTTACGATAATACTGCCAAATTTTTAGAGCGAAATTTTGAATTTAAAAAAAATCTGAAAAGCGCTTTGCTCATGCCATCAATCACGGTATTCGTGCTATTTCTGGCAGTCGTTTTTTACATTGGTTACATTTTTCCGAAAACAGCAGAGCTATTCGAGAAAGTCGGCGCGGAATTGCCGCCTTTGACATCTGCCAGTTTGCAAATGAGCCATTTTTTGCAAAATAATATCATCTGGTTGTTGCTGGCAATGTTTGTCCCGATCGTTGTGGCGTTTCGCTTTTTTACAACGAAAAGGGGACAGATCATCTTCGGAAAATACATCATAAAAATGCCCCTCATCGGTTCGTTAATTCATAAAATGTCCATTGAAATATTTTGTCGCGTATTTCATTCCATGTATAGCGGATCGGGGGAAAATATCGAGGTCATCCGCACGGCGGCGGAAGCCTGTCGAAACAAATATATGGAAAAGCAAATCAAAGAGATTACGATTCCTTTAATGATACAGGAAGGTAAAAGCTTCATCGAAGGATTGCGGCGGGCAGAGGTATTCACAGAGAATGCTCTGACACGGCTAAACACGGGCGCTGAATCAGGAACTTTGAAAAAAACCGCATTACAGGTGGCAAACTATTATGAACGAGAAACCAGTTACAGGATGAAAAATATTGTTGAAATGATCCAGGTGGTAATTGCATTTATCATCATGATTGTTATGACTGCTTTGACCATTGTCTCTTCTGAAACGGCAGTCGTTCAACCAAAATTGCCGGGGATGCAATAA
- a CDS encoding type II/IV secretion system protein: MAEVMTTTNPMLEMFRREGVLQEKDVAKVIEILKNNTNRRSVRDILIEDLSYDRHKVFQAFCKIYAFREIDLSRVTISDGWVEFINNFLSEFGSESRDEFIENKIIPFGFSEKSKDIIIFLTPDPADRKIEKIINDAGIKQYELAYTRLEDLDNLVSRVVAKENEFLKLLNETSDELSFEEEEQEEEIDEDELASAVNQSVLVNLFEASLIEAVHQGASDIHIFPKENNVTEIYFRVDGRLKLWHKKDNIKPEAFLAVAKDRTKNVDRFEWESAQDGFIQRYIDHYLIRFRVSILPIVTSQYSRKYESVVIRVLDDRKVIKDLDALGFDEIAKREFLKAIKKPQGMVILTGPTGSGKSTTLVAALNHVMNSEVNVLTVEDPVEYNIRGARQLKISHKMNFDQAIRSILRHDPDIVMVGEIRDAKTAEIAIKLANTGHLTFSTLHTNDSASVVSRLYKMGIEPFLIAYAINLVVAQRLIRKLCPHCRQPIDDIEKENALRLGVKAEELEQTTIYKPVGCDKCNKGYKGRMGIYEALPFTPEIRKIILNASNELDEDAVREASAKHGMLTLRHSAIRQVLLGKTSLEEVAAVTSE; this comes from the coding sequence ATGGCGGAAGTAATGACGACAACTAACCCCATGTTGGAAATGTTCAGGCGCGAGGGGGTTTTGCAGGAAAAAGACGTGGCGAAGGTTATTGAAATTTTAAAAAATAACACGAATCGCCGCAGTGTGAGAGATATTTTGATTGAGGACCTGAGCTATGACCGACATAAAGTTTTTCAGGCCTTCTGCAAAATTTATGCATTCAGAGAAATTGATCTTTCGCGAGTGACTATTTCCGATGGTTGGGTCGAATTCATCAACAATTTTCTCAGCGAGTTCGGGTCTGAGAGCAGGGATGAGTTCATTGAAAATAAAATTATTCCTTTCGGATTCAGCGAAAAGAGCAAAGATATTATCATCTTTCTGACTCCGGATCCGGCGGATCGGAAAATTGAAAAGATTATCAACGACGCCGGAATCAAACAGTATGAATTGGCTTATACCAGGCTGGAGGATTTGGACAATCTTGTGTCACGCGTTGTCGCCAAAGAAAATGAATTTTTGAAGCTGCTCAATGAAACGAGCGATGAACTTTCGTTTGAAGAGGAAGAGCAGGAAGAAGAAATTGATGAGGACGAACTTGCTTCTGCGGTAAATCAAAGCGTGCTGGTGAATTTATTCGAAGCCAGTCTCATCGAAGCTGTTCATCAGGGCGCGAGTGATATTCACATTTTCCCGAAAGAGAACAACGTCACGGAAATTTATTTTCGCGTAGATGGCCGGTTGAAACTGTGGCATAAAAAAGATAATATTAAGCCCGAGGCTTTTTTGGCGGTGGCCAAGGATCGCACGAAAAATGTCGATCGCTTTGAGTGGGAATCAGCGCAAGATGGATTCATTCAGCGGTACATTGATCACTATTTGATTAGATTCCGCGTTTCTATTTTGCCCATTGTGACGTCGCAATACAGTCGTAAATATGAAAGCGTAGTTATCCGCGTGCTCGATGATCGCAAAGTGATAAAAGATCTGGATGCCCTGGGTTTCGATGAAATCGCAAAACGAGAATTTCTTAAAGCGATCAAAAAACCGCAAGGAATGGTCATATTGACAGGTCCTACAGGAAGCGGCAAAAGTACGACCCTTGTCGCGGCGCTCAATCATGTAATGAATTCGGAAGTGAACGTGCTGACTGTCGAAGATCCGGTGGAATACAATATCCGCGGCGCGCGGCAATTGAAAATCAGTCACAAAATGAATTTTGACCAGGCCATCCGCTCCATTTTGCGTCATGATCCGGACATCGTGATGGTTGGCGAGATTCGTGACGCAAAGACCGCTGAAATTGCGATCAAATTAGCAAACACCGGACATTTGACTTTTAGCACATTGCATACCAATGATTCAGCGAGCGTCGTTTCCAGATTGTACAAAATGGGCATCGAACCCTTTCTCATCGCCTACGCCATAAATTTGGTTGTTGCACAGCGGCTTATTCGAAAACTTTGTCCTCATTGCCGGCAGCCTATCGACGATATTGAAAAAGAAAATGCATTGCGTTTAGGAGTGAAGGCTGAAGAATTGGAGCAAACAACGATTTACAAACCCGTCGGTTGTGACAAATGCAATAAGGGCTATAAAGGACGAATGGGAATCTATGAAGCGCTTCCCTTTACGCCGGAAATCAGAAAAATTATTTTAAACGCGTCAAATGAGCTGGACGAGGATGCTGTGAGAGAAGCATCGGCAAAACATGGTATGCTAACATTAAGACATTCGGCAATTCGTCAAGTATTGCTTGGAAAAACCAGCCTTGAGGAAGTAGCAGCCGTGACATCGGAATAA
- a CDS encoding response regulator yields the protein MGKVLLVDDDPVMQRYTGHILEKGGFEVDTASDAFEAASKARQTSYDLVVVDLVLPGPQNGIDVIREIRKRCPLAKIVAYSGFSDEDILEKVTYAGADHFLRKPFHPNDLLNIITGKSEETKTVNDNFNIQFA from the coding sequence ATGGGCAAAGTATTATTGGTAGATGATGATCCTGTGATGCAACGTTATACAGGACATATTTTGGAAAAAGGAGGGTTTGAGGTGGATACGGCATCTGACGCCTTTGAGGCGGCCAGTAAAGCGCGACAGACGTCTTATGACCTTGTTGTCGTGGATCTGGTTCTTCCCGGGCCGCAGAATGGTATTGATGTCATTAGAGAAATTCGGAAAAGGTGTCCCTTGGCAAAAATAGTCGCCTACTCTGGCTTTAGCGATGAAGACATTTTAGAAAAAGTTACTTACGCTGGAGCTGACCATTTTTTGAGAAAACCGTTCCATCCGAATGATTTGCTGAATATTATCACTGGAAAAAGCGAAGAGACGAAAACGGTAAACGACAATTTTAACATACAATTTGCCTAA
- a CDS encoding response regulator, which yields MGKILIVDDEKDMCEVLAQYFMSDGYEVDIAYDAIDAIQKSRHKKYHFALVDLVMPGSMNGIDVIRHIKRDSPKTRIIAYSGFCDLDIADRVVNAGANYFLAKPFKQQQLAQVMFAAN from the coding sequence ATGGGCAAAATTTTAATTGTTGATGATGAAAAAGATATGTGCGAAGTGTTAGCACAGTACTTTATGAGCGATGGTTACGAAGTGGATATCGCTTACGATGCAATTGATGCAATTCAAAAATCGCGACATAAAAAATATCACTTTGCTCTGGTTGATTTGGTAATGCCAGGGTCCATGAATGGTATCGATGTTATTCGTCACATCAAGCGAGATTCGCCGAAAACCAGAATCATCGCTTATTCCGGCTTTTGTGATCTTGATATTGCTGACCGGGTTGTGAATGCCGGCGCAAACTATTTTCTGGCTAAACCATTTAAACAACAACAATTAGCGCAGGTGATGTTTGCCGCGAATTAG
- a CDS encoding response regulator, which produces MARILIIDDEIEMRDISSQIFELEGHEVATSADAEDALFKIKNNKYEVLLVDLVLPGKMNGLDIIKQARINIPRAHIIAYSGFSGHDITEKVIRAGADNFITKPFKRRELVDLVNAFTYRSKDKQAIIR; this is translated from the coding sequence ATGGCAAGAATTCTAATCATTGATGACGAAATAGAAATGCGGGATATTTCGTCGCAAATTTTCGAACTCGAGGGACATGAGGTCGCCACGTCTGCCGACGCGGAAGACGCTTTGTTTAAGATTAAAAACAATAAATACGAAGTGTTATTGGTTGATCTTGTTCTACCGGGAAAAATGAACGGTTTGGACATCATCAAACAAGCACGGATCAATATTCCCAGAGCTCACATCATTGCCTATTCCGGATTCAGCGGCCATGATATTACAGAAAAAGTGATTCGCGCCGGCGCAGACAATTTCATTACTAAGCCTTTCAAGCGAAGAGAATTAGTGGATTTAGTAAACGCATTCACATATAGAAGTAAAGATAAGCAAGCAATTATTCGTTAA
- the cpaF gene encoding Flp pilus assembly complex ATPase component translates to MDNVNDMFDKVLENVPEYATDIERQVMIRRGVKSLKPDELNVIVSQINNYLIFMREIEASDIEIGGTTALGRIWFRVFGEKKPYPELGLFTHDQTNVFCQAILTDKQWERLLEWRATDFSHLVEKDGVMYRWRATVYFDMGHLALNMRAIADKIYPFSNYQFAPNVAKHLSLGHEKQGLVLITGITGSGKSTTMDSIIDANNRSFPGHIVIIGDPIEQIHQSKKSIVRHREVGRDVLSFKDGAIQALRQDPDIIVVGEMRDPETIITCLEITDTGHKVFSTLHTSSAMETIDRIIAECPPIEQERVRNRLADVLRVIVSQKLVPSLDGKLALAKEIMVVDGSVKAAIRNNNTHEIYQMISERGHLGMTTLEQDLVRLYKSRLISKDNVYNFANNKKRVHELMVSE, encoded by the coding sequence ATGGACAATGTAAATGACATGTTTGACAAAGTTTTGGAGAATGTCCCCGAGTACGCCACGGATATTGAGCGGCAGGTAATGATTCGGAGAGGGGTCAAATCACTAAAGCCAGACGAGTTGAACGTCATCGTTTCGCAAATTAATAATTACTTGATTTTTATGCGCGAGATTGAAGCCTCTGACATTGAAATCGGCGGGACAACAGCGCTGGGGCGTATCTGGTTTCGCGTTTTTGGCGAAAAAAAACCGTATCCGGAATTGGGACTATTCACTCACGATCAGACGAATGTATTTTGTCAGGCAATTTTGACCGACAAACAGTGGGAGCGTCTTCTGGAATGGCGAGCGACAGATTTTTCGCATTTGGTTGAAAAAGATGGCGTTATGTACCGCTGGCGCGCTACTGTCTATTTTGACATGGGACATTTAGCCTTGAATATGCGGGCAATTGCAGATAAAATTTATCCGTTTTCAAATTACCAATTTGCGCCTAATGTTGCAAAACATCTGTCTCTGGGGCATGAAAAACAAGGTTTGGTGCTCATCACCGGCATCACCGGCAGCGGCAAAAGCACAACCATGGACAGCATAATTGACGCGAATAACCGTAGTTTTCCCGGGCACATTGTGATTATCGGAGATCCGATTGAACAAATTCACCAGTCGAAAAAGAGCATCGTCCGCCATCGCGAAGTGGGCAGAGATGTGCTATCTTTCAAGGACGGCGCTATTCAGGCATTGCGTCAGGACCCGGATATCATCGTTGTCGGCGAAATGCGCGATCCGGAAACGATCATTACCTGTCTGGAAATCACGGACACCGGTCACAAAGTGTTTTCCACTTTGCACACCAGTTCCGCCATGGAAACAATAGACCGTATCATCGCCGAATGTCCGCCAATAGAGCAGGAGCGTGTACGAAATCGTTTGGCAGATGTGCTGCGCGTCATTGTCTCGCAAAAATTAGTGCCCAGTCTGGATGGCAAATTGGCGCTGGCAAAAGAAATAATGGTCGTGGACGGATCGGTAAAAGCCGCCATTCGCAACAACAACACCCATGAAATTTACCAGATGATCAGCGAACGAGGTCACCTGGGAATGACAACGCTGGAACAGGATTTGGTTCGTCTGTACAAAAGCAGACTTATTTCTAAAGACAATGTTTATAATTTTGCCAATAATAAAAAACGAGTTCACGAATTAATGGTTTCGGAATAA